Sequence from the Primulina huaijiensis isolate GDHJ02 chromosome 16, ASM1229523v2, whole genome shotgun sequence genome:
AAGCTGAATTGGAGGTGTGGATCACATATCTTTTCGTTTCCAAACATTCGTGATTGTCCTGAACCTTCCACACAATAAGTTACAGATtaaaatgctcagcatgatcaaaaCATGTGGCGTTTCAAGCAGAAACTTTAGCATTTATATTTGCTGTTATATTGAAATTTATGCAGTATCCTGAGGGACATACATCAATGAGCATGTATGCAATTTTCCCATTACTCAGTGCTCCCACTTCTTGTAAAATGCTTGAGGATTTCCTTCCTAATGTGGGCTTAGCTATTTGGACTACAACTCCATGGACTATTCCTGCTAATGCTGGTAAGCTTTTTCTATTTGTCTCTTAGGCTATGCTGCTccaaaatattacatatatacGTACCATGTTTGCTATTCTGTTGGTATTAATGATTATATAAGTTATATATTGGTTATgagtgattatttttattttgttcagCTGTTGCAGTCAATTCAAAGCTTCAATATGCTGTTGTTGAAGTTCATTTCCCTTCTGGAGACAATTCTAGGTCTTCAGCAGATAAAGAAAAAAGATTTGGAAATGTCTTGAAGAATCGTGATAAGCAGTTCCTAGTTGTTGCATTGGACCTTGTGCCAACTCTAGAATCAAAATGGAGCGTGAAGCTTGAAGTAAATGCAACAATCACTGGTGCAGAACTTGAAAACTGCAGGTAATTTTTTGAATAACAATAAtctgtattttaaatgattctCAATATATTAAATAGCACCGCTGCATGCTCTTCACACAGATTGCCTCTATAAATAATTCTGGTGGAAGGCCAACAGCATTAGGTAGTGGTATGGGATGGCCATACATAGAAATTAATTTGAAGCATGTGTTACGACATCAATAGAGGTTTATAAACATGGGAGTTGAATACCATTTTAAGTAAATACCATATTTGTGCTCAACAATTATTTGTGAACTTCCAACTTTCAAACACAAAACTCGAGGGAAAATATTGCGGTGACTAAGTTTGGTGGTTATGTCTAACTTCAGCCTTCAATCGTTACTTTAGGTATGTCCATCCCATAGATAATGAAGAATGCCCAGTTGTCATTGGTGGAGATTATATCACTACGGAGTCAGGAACGGGATTAGTTCATACTGCTCCTGGCCATGGTCAAGAAGATTATGTTACCGGCCTTAAATATAATTTGCCCATGCTTTCCCCTGTGGATGATGAAGGAATATTTACTGAAGAAGCTGGAAGATTCAGAGGGCTTGATGTGCTTGGCAGTGGTAATGCTGCTGTTATCGAGTACTTGGGCAATAACTCAAAGCTGATAATGGTTGAGCCATACAGTAAGTTAAAGTCTAGTCTTCGAATTAGGATtcagttttttttcttttcggaCTATGTTACTGGGCAACGACTGTTGTGAGCTtgttgaaacttattattttttgagaaaatgcAGAACACAAGTATCCTTATGATTGGCGAACGAAGAAGCCAACAATATTCAGGGCAACCGAACAGTGGTTTGCCTCGGTTGAAGGTTTCCGAACGGCTGCAATGGATGCAATTAACCAAGTAACATGGATTCCCTCACAGGTAATTTACCAgtcatcatttttaattttcatagaAGATAAACTGTCCACGGATGATCCTTTAGAGGTCAAGAAATTCGACCTATGCAAAAATGCTCGTTAAACTTAAGTATTTTATATCATGCTTCACAGTCATAAAATCAACCTTGTGGTTTTAATAGGCAGAAAACCGAATTTCTTCGATGACTTCAGTTCGTTCTGATTGGTGTATTTCCCGGCAAAGGACTTGGGGTGTACCTATCCCTGTTTTTTATCATGTGGATTCAAAGGAGCCATTGATGAATAAAGAGACTATTGATCATATTAAGTGTAAGATCCATTTTCTGTTCATTGTGATTCACCAATCGTAATGTTATCCGTGAAGTTACTTCAGCTTTTACATTTATCTCTGCCTCTCTATTTAGGATATTTTGACCCAAACTTTTATTTAGCAGCTATAATTTCACAAAAAGGAAGTGATGCATGGTGGTACATGTCAGTGGAGGAATTACTTCCAGAAAAATATCGCAATGAAGCATCTAGCTATGTAAAGGGGACTGATACAATGGATGTTTGGTTTGATTCAGGTATTATTAGATAGTGAActgaaaataatttgaactgaTATGATAGTCATGCTCACATTTTTTAGGTgtataaattaaatacttacATTTTTACGATAAGCTATGTATCGTCTGTCATCTATGTAACACTTATTCTTTAAGTATAAATTTTTGTGAAGTTATTTATGTGGGGAGTTGGACGGAATGTTCTTTCCTCGGGGTTTATGGAACTTATTTAATGGAACTCCGCAAAGTGAGAGACAGTTTTATCCAAATTATGTCCCCTTATCATTGCTATAGTTAGTATCAAGTATCAACCTTCATATATAAATGGGTAAAGTCTTTCACATTTTTTTATCCTGAAATTACATGTTGCTACATTGTTCTGGCACCCAGATGCAAGCTCATTATAAATTTTGTGGTGTCATGTCATTACATTTATTATACTTTGGAATTGACAAGTGTTTCTTGTTAGTGATTCAGTAATCAATAATCACATTGTATGCATAGTCTATTGAATTCTGAGCTCGAGAATTTGGTTTTCATGTCAATATAGTTTCCTTTACTACTGATAAAAGAATCCTCACAATCATCTTTTACAGAAATGAGCCACTAATCACATGGTATGTTTCAGGCTCTTCTTGGGCTGCTGTTCTGGGCAAAAGAAATGGTGCTAGATATCCTGCAGATTTGTATCTCGAAGGTACAGATCAGCATCGTGGTTGGTTTCAGAGTTCGTTGTTAACAAGTGTTGCTACTAATGGTAAGAAGTACTTCAATCATTTTTCAAGGTTATATCTTATTGAAAGCAAATTGTAATCCATTTTTCCCTTTCCATTCtatttttcctgatcatgtggTGGAGCGAAGGTAGATGCTGATTTAAAATCTGTTTAATAAAAAGAAGTGGTTTTAGCGCATTTAAGTGCCTAAACTGTTTGAAGATAGGGAGTACTCTGATGAAATTCTTAAGGTTTATAAGTGGTGTCAGGGTCTTGTATTCTGTTCTTCCCTTTTGTCCCTTGAAATTCCTTTTTGAATTTAAGGTGTCTTGAGTAAAATCCCATATAAGATTTTGCAAGGCAGCATGGATCTTCAGTTATGGATATAACATCGGCAAGGTTGCTATGCAATTGACTTTATTCATACAATGGCACATAAAGTATGCAATAACACTTATGTTCATCATCTCTTTTTGGAGATAAGATCTGTCAAATGTTCGTCTTATTGTTTACAGGAAAGGCTCCGTATCGTGGTGTTTTAACACATGGATTTGTACTTGATGAGAAAGGGTTCAAGATGAGCAAATCTCTTGGAAATGTAGTTGATCCAAAAACTGTAATTGAAGGAGGGAAAGACCCAAAGGTAAACCAGACAGCTAGAAAATATTCGCAGATCTTACCCACTCTGgaataacatattttttgttttcttaaacAGGACATTGCCTTTGGTGCAGATGTTCTTCGCCTCTGGGTTTCAAGTGTTGATTATACCAGTGATGTGACAATTGGGACTACAGTGCTTCGTCAAATGTCTGACATATATAGGAAGTTAAGAGGAACCTTGCGATTTCTTTTGGGAAATCTGCATGACTGGAAAGTAAGCCATTCTATTGATGTCACCCTGAGATATCTGCCACGAAATAGCTTTTATAATCAAATTGAACAGTTCTTTTTAGAAGGGTGCAAAATTGTTTTACATTAATCTACGCAAACATAATTTCTTCTTTTCTTATTCACTCTTAGTATATTCTCAATCTTTCTTAGTTATTTGGTTTGTACATATCTGATTACAAGTTGTTTCTCATAAACCTTCTCGTCTGTCCCCTTTTATCTGTTGACTTTTTGCAGCCCATTTATGCTGTTCCTCATAATGAACTTCCAATGATCGATCGTTATGCATTATTTCAACTAGAAAGCGTCGTTAAGAACATTCAAGAGAGCTACGACAATTATCAGTTCTTCAAAATTTTTCAGGTATATTTCTCCCAAGGGTGTTAATATACTATATTCcgtaaaattcatatatgaatGGATGGATGGAAGAAAATAAAAGTGTTGGTAGAGAAATGAGAACTTGGTTTATGTGAGTGATATTTGCCGTTCACACTGAAGCTGTGTTTGGAAAGTGATTGGTAGAATAGAATAGGTGGCAAAATGGGGTTATATTTCTCGATCAGATTTGAGTTTTAGCTTTATAAATAGATAGATAGAGTAAATGATCAATTTATTGGTTCTGAAATGGGACCTCCTTTTAGACGAACTTTTGATACATATTCTGAAGTTTTTCCTGTttgctttcatttttttatcacaATTACAGATCATTCAGCGGTTTGTGGTAGTCGATCTCTCAAATTTCTACTTGGACGTTGCTAAAGATCGACTTTATGTTGGGTAAGCATTGGGGGCTTCATCAATAGGTTGGACCTAGCAGTCTtttatcatttatatatatgtccGGCCATTTCAAATCTTATGTAACTCCCAATGACATTGACTCGATGATTTGCCCCATACAAGGCTTCCTATCTGTCTGACATGGTTCTGAATTTATTATAGACCTTATTTTTCATACTTGCAGTGGAAGCACAAGTGCTACAAGGAGAAGTTGTCAAACAGTCCTTGCTGCACATCTACTTTCTGTTGTCAGGGTCATTGCTCCAATTCTGCCACATCTGGCGGAAGATGTATGGCAGCATCTTCCGTTTCAATTCGCTGCTGAAGATGGACATGTTGCAAGTTCTGTCTTTGAGTTAAGATGGCCTGTATTGAACCATATATATCTCGATTTtccagaagaagaagaagttttcTGGGGAAGGATTCTTGAGGTGATTAGTGATTGCTTAACCTGGGAAATGTCATCAATAGTTCACTAGAGTTTAGCATTGAGATTGACATTTCAACAAATGCCAAATGTCAGTATTCGTTCTAATTTAAGCTACCTTTAACAGCTGAGAACGGAGGTAAACAAAGTGCTGGAGAATGCTCGTACAGCAAAGATGATTGGTTCGAGTTTAGAGGCAAAGGTTTCTCTCCATGCATCTGATAATAGTATGGTTACAAGATTGATAGACATGTGTGCATCTGAAAATGATGCTGATGGGCTGCACCGCATATTCTTGACATCTCAGGTATACCAGATTGAACGTTTATCAGCCCGAAATAACAGAATCACATTAAATTTTCTTTCTGCTATTATTGTATTTCTCAATGTGTCGTAGGAAAGTAATAACTTAATTCTCTCACAATAGGAGATATGGAGACATAAGAATCAGCTGCCTTTCCAGCACATCAGTTTGTTCATAGTAGGAAAATTAGGTCTACCTTTTGAAGTTAGGCTTAGTTTCAGTCCATTTGGAAAATTGTCATCCCATCAAGGGTGGAACAAGATTTTCTACAAGGGTTTGATAGAGAGATTGTAGCGATTTTATATTTGAGGGAGCATAACttggaattttcaaaaaaaatatacataaagtTTGACCAAGTTCTTCATAAGCTTACATTTCCACCCTTTATGGTGGTTTACATCTGAGTATATTGAAAAAAAGGCAAGGTTGATGAGGTTGATGAGAGTATATGTTGGAACTTGGAGGTCGAgtaattttcaaagaaaaagatGGTTCCGTATGAAAACCAAACTTCTGGGGTTATGGATGTTATCAACAGTAAAACATAATCAAGATTCAAAATTGACCTCGAGGGTTTTCACAATATGTTTACTAATTGTAAGTTCAGCTTAACCAAGGAAATTGAGTATTGAGTCGTACGTTGGTTCTGAATATGCAGGTAGAGATTCGTCCATCTTTGGTTGATGTAACGAGTGAAGACATACCGTGCACTGGAGAATATCTTATTGAAGGCAAGAACAAAGTTTGGATTGGTGTGTCGCGTGCTAACGGTTCAAAATGTGAGAGATGCTGGAATTTTTCGCCTCAAGTTGGTGAGTACCATGGCCATCCATCGCTTTGTGGTCGATGCCACAGCGTTATAAGTCAGCTATTACCAGCTATGGCAGCAGCCAGTTGAGCTATCTCAAGTTAACTGCACAACATCGTGGTCAAGATTGGCCAGCAAATTGACCGTATTAATAAGCTGGTAGCCTGGTACAACAACAACGTCGACCCATGGTGGAACTTGCTTCACATTGAAGCTTATTTTTGCATCATCTTGGGAGGAGCCCTGGAAATTTTTTATGAACAGAAAGCCAACTTTAttgcattaaaaattttgaCCTTGTAGTTGGTGGTTCTTAATCCTTCTATAACGACATAGGTGAAAAAACAGTATCCTTAAAACGAAtaaattctcaatttttttcaggtataatttttttaacataagaaTGATAATGCGCCAAATATTTATTCGTTTAAGATACTTTTCGATTCGTTGTGATACTAATGCCGTAATGAAATGCTTCACACGATGTAGGTTTCTCCACCCATGGCAATAAAAGTCCCTGTATTTGTTTCTTGTAAATATTCATTTACAAGACAAaccaaaagaagaaaataaCGGGGGGAAATGGACTACTACAACTATGCCTTCATGGAATTTCCCTTACTGCCAAAGACCATCGAAACTCGGACTATACCAACACCAAATGAAGACAACatagtttcaaaaaaaaaccTGCAAATAATATGAAATCTTGATCCAAGTGGAAATCTGGCACATCATCACATGAAGGCAGTTTTTTCGAACTACGCGCACATATTTTTCCTTCTATATTTTCGAAGCACAGATGCACATAACTTTGGTTTGATTCATACCATTATATTAGCTTGAATATTTAGGCATGGTACTCGGCACTCTAGGGGATGCTAAAACAATAGGATATCGAAGGATGCCGGCATAATTACAATAGAGAAGGAAACATACTCGTTGATTGTGTTAAGAGCTACAATGCACTATATTGTTACCGATACAAGAGAATGCCAGAAGCACTCAAAGGTGTCTCTAATCAGTGGGATTTTTACTCGTCCATGGAATCACATTGGTTGTTGGAACAAATCTGAAACGTCCTCGTCCTGGGATTGTATTTGTAAATCCTGTAATGCAGATTGTAAATGTAGGTAACGGGCACATACTCTACAAGAGAAACAAACCAGATAACAAACAGGTCTCAGATTTTCATAATGCTTTTAAGTTTTGATACCAAGAGACCAGTTGGTGCTAAGGTAAAATTCATCATCATCCACTGAACCTTATATGATTACGTAAATACTCCATGTGATATGGCTGACTGCAACACTAACACAGTTTTGTAAGGTGACAAAAACACTCCTCATGACAAGGTCATAAAATGTAAGGTAAACCAAATTTGAGTGGTTGACCCTCACGATCGATCTTTTTACTTGTTCAAAGCTCAGGAAGTGTTAAAGTAATGAAATTGAACGTAAATATCCTTATTTTAATATAGGGGAGAAAAAAGATCACAGTAATGAACTGGAACTGGTGATTTTCTCATTAAGCAATctgacattatataaaatagtaCACCAAGCACCCGCAAACCCCAAAGACAGTACTTTTAAGTACCATCACATGATCATTACCTGTGATTGCAATAACTGGTGTGATTGTTGTTCTTGTGCCATCGGATATACCTGAGGTTGAGACATCCGATAATAGGGCTCTTTTAGCTCAAGTTTGCCGGATGATGTCTGTAGTATTCCTCCTTGTTCAGCACCAGGTCCCCACATCTTAGCTACATAAACGAATGAATGACTGATTagcaaataaataaaagataagaaagATTCAGTCAGGATTAAGATAACAATAAGAACCAACCTGACAATGTAAGGTGAATGGTATAACTCTGAGCTTTATGGGCTACCATAAAGAGTCGACCTGTTATCTCTTGTCCAGACATCACATAAATAGGTTGGGACAGGACACAGCGCAGCTGGTACCAGTGTGTTGTAGGTGCACCAGGGGAAGTGGTAAGCCACCTTTGTACAGTGCTGTGGATGAAATAAGTTTTATGATCAATGTCAAAGGCAGCATTACAAACAACCTACAACTCATTTAATACTTTATCCTAATTGGGAATTCTTTAAAAACATAAACACGTCTAGCAAAATACCGTAGTTCTATGAGTTCCAAGATGTGGCAAAGGAATAAGTTTGAGATACATCTACAAATGCAACTACGCACAACTTCTAGCCATTACCTCCCATTGAATAGTACATCAAACCAACAAGCTAAACCATGTACTCTGGTGCCAACGGAAGCAACAAACTTCAATGGAATGTCAATTTCATACAAATCTTCCTcctatccaaaaaaaaaatgatgaatacATTAACAAATTAAACCGTACTTGGAagtttctatgacaagtacaaCTCTGTCTGCGCCTTCATATTATCTGAACAGCCTGTCAGAAAATATACAAAGCTCTCTCCATCTTTGTCCAGACTTTTGATATAACCAGAATTTTACACATGTATCATAGAACTTGtagagaaaatatttaaaaagaacTATTAAATCTTCTATTGGTTCCAAGACTTGTTTACAGGATACAAAAATGAAATGTCCATGAGTAGGGTTAATAGCTTCTAAAATGATTCAAATACCTTTCGGTTTTTATACACATAAACGATGTTAAGGAATGGATTCTAGCTGATTTTACTAGTTAATTACACAGCTATAGTAAAGAAATATAGATTAAGGAACTATCTTGTTTCACATGAAGCAACTCTCTTTTACACAACAAAATAACGAGAAAATTAACTATTACTACTGCATGAATTCTGAAGTTGGATGTATGTGCACATGATATGGTAGTAAAGCTGAAATTCACCTTCGAAGAAGTGAAGTCTATGACATGGGAGACTGGGGGAGCCACCAATAATCTTGGATCAAAAGCATCTACCACTGGCTGCAAGGTTTAGAGAATGTTAGTTCGGTCACCTCTGAGGTAACATACGGATGGATACCAACTATTGTACATTAGGTTGGGCTTAAGAATGAGATAAGAGTGGAAGACCATGAAAATCACAAAGTTTAACCTAGTATGGATATTAAAAAATGGAAAGAGTCATAGAACCTTCATTATTTAAATGTGCTGTGTAAATTCCATATTAATAACAAAGTTTTGTAAATTACAGGAAAACCTTTCAACGTTGTAACCTCTTTCTAACTTGGCAGAAGAATTCCCATTTGTTTATCTTTTAATGAGAAATTTATGATACATGATTTGCTAAATTAAGTTTACAATGCCCtatattttccaaaatatctTGAAAACTTTTATATTACTTAAATTATCTTTTAAATACATCAAGATCATTTGATATTAGTACCATGTCATGTTCACATAATACATGTGGTTTCATGCCAACTCAGAtcagaaaatataaaacaataatGGAAAATTAGTTACACAGtagatcatttttaaataacaaaatctatatattttgtgtaaaaaatgTTACAGAAGTTACCCGTAAGTCATAATTCAAACCAGGAAATATTTCGTTATCCGTAGATATTTATTATGTCATGTGAGAGAATATTTGAATCATAAGAAAAATGAGAATATAGAGTGGTTTTGAATCTTTATACCATGGATTacctataaaaataaaaatactacaAAATAGTTtaggatgataaaaaaaaaaggggtACACAACTACAAGCCAGTGCAGcgacatataaaaatataaaaagcaTACTGAAGCAATTAGTATCGAAGGAAACCTGTGAGAAGTATCCTTGAAATGCAGTTCCATGTAAAGATGTCAAATTAACGCCATAATAATTTTGCTGCTGCCAAAACAAGGCCTGGATGGGTATTAAGAAATAAATTGAATCTCCATTTACATCAGTAGAAGTAACATAAAAGGGAGGTCACGAAAGAAAAAATAGTGTGATTTTATGACAATTCACAATTATATATCAAAGACTTGTTActtgaaaaatataagaaaatgaaattataaCACAATGGATTATAACattgaatgaaaaaataaataccaAGACCACAACAATGAAATCCTCAATTGTTTGCATCTTATCTCTAGTACATCAAAAGataactaaaaaataaatgattttgcATTGATACttattttggaaaaagaaacacaataaataaaaattttgacaaaaaaaattcatgtgatggcGTGTGTAAGTCATGGCTGAAGATTTGTACTGGATAATTTA
This genomic interval carries:
- the LOC140961935 gene encoding isoleucine--tRNA ligase, chloroplastic/mitochondrial isoform X3 produces the protein MGHAMNKILKDVINRYKLLQNFQVHFVPGWDCHGLPIELKVLQSLDQDSRKELTPLKLRAKAAKFAKSTVKTQMISFKRYGVWADWDNPYLTLDPEYEAAQIEVFGQMVLKGYIYRGRKPVHWSPSSRTALAEAELEYPEGHTSMSMYAIFPLLSAPTSCKMLEDFLPNVGLAIWTTTPWTIPANAAVAVNSKLQYAVVEVHFPSGDNSRSSADKEKRFGNVLKNRDKQFLVVALDLVPTLESKWSVKLEVNATITGAELENCRYVHPIDNEECPVVIGGDYITTESGTGLVHTAPGHGQEDYVTGLKYNLPMLSPVDDEGIFTEEAGRFRGLDVLGSGNAAVIEYLGNNSKLIMVEPYKHKYPYDWRTKKPTIFRATEQWFASVEGFRTAAMDAINQVTWIPSQAENRISSMTSVRSDWCISRQRTWGVPIPVFYHVDSKEPLMNKETIDHIKSIISQKGSDAWWYMSVEELLPEKYRNEASSYVKGTDTMDVWFDSGSSWAAVLGKRNGARYPADLYLEGTDQHRGWFQSSLLTSVATNGKAPYRGVLTHGFVLDEKGFKMSKSLGNVVDPKTVIEGGKDPKDIAFGADVLRLWVSSVDYTSDVTIGTTVLRQMSDIYRKLRGTLRFLLGNLHDWKPIYAVPHNELPMIDRYALFQLESVVKNIQESYDNYQFFKIFQIIQRFVVVDLSNFYLDVAKDRLYVGGSTSATRRSCQTVLAAHLLSVVRVIAPILPHLAEDVWQHLPFQFAAEDGHVASSVFELRWPVLNHIYLDFPEEEEVFWGRILELRTEVNKVLENARTAKMIGSSLEAKVSLHASDNSMVTRLIDMCASENDADGLHRIFLTSQVEIRPSLVDVTSEDIPCTGEYLIEGKNKVWIGVSRANGSKCERCWNFSPQVGEYHGHPSLCGRCHSVISQLLPAMAAAS
- the LOC140961935 gene encoding isoleucine--tRNA ligase, chloroplastic/mitochondrial isoform X1 — encoded protein: MEMESTLLTKFSIPGNFYSLSVMAAQSSSYKALSLRNCSYLRNTTALSLLHFRSSSTVKVLSLFDVTCYSTCSGIEYSSSSKRRSRGPVMAAKGKSEGDKQEDGKYKQTVDLPKTAFGLRANSVVREPEIQKMWEENQVFRRVVSRNNGVGSCSFVLHDGPPYANGDLHMGHAMNKILKDVINRYKLLQNFQVHFVPGWDCHGLPIELKVLQSLDQDSRKELTPLKLRAKAAKFAKSTVKTQMISFKRYGVWADWDNPYLTLDPEYEAAQIEVFGQMVLKGYIYRGRKPVHWSPSSRTALAEAELEYPEGHTSMSMYAIFPLLSAPTSCKMLEDFLPNVGLAIWTTTPWTIPANAAVAVNSKLQYAVVEVHFPSGDNSRSSADKEKRFGNVLKNRDKQFLVVALDLVPTLESKWSVKLEVNATITGAELENCRYVHPIDNEECPVVIGGDYITTESGTGLVHTAPGHGQEDYVTGLKYNLPMLSPVDDEGIFTEEAGRFRGLDVLGSGNAAVIEYLGNNSKLIMVEPYKHKYPYDWRTKKPTIFRATEQWFASVEGFRTAAMDAINQVTWIPSQAENRISSMTSVRSDWCISRQRTWGVPIPVFYHVDSKEPLMNKETIDHIKSIISQKGSDAWWYMSVEELLPEKYRNEASSYVKGTDTMDVWFDSGSSWAAVLGKRNGARYPADLYLEGTDQHRGWFQSSLLTSVATNGKAPYRGVLTHGFVLDEKGFKMSKSLGNVVDPKTVIEGGKDPKDIAFGADVLRLWVSSVDYTSDVTIGTTVLRQMSDIYRKLRGTLRFLLGNLHDWKPIYAVPHNELPMIDRYALFQLESVVKNIQESYDNYQFFKIFQIIQRFVVVDLSNFYLDVAKDRLYVGGSTSATRRSCQTVLAAHLLSVVRVIAPILPHLAEDVWQHLPFQFAAEDGHVASSVFELRWPVLNHIYLDFPEEEEVFWGRILELRTEVNKVLENARTAKMIGSSLEAKVSLHASDNSMVTRLIDMCASENDADGLHRIFLTSQVEIRPSLVDVTSEDIPCTGEYLIEGKNKVWIGVSRANGSKCERCWNFSPQVGEYHGHPSLCGRCHSVISQLLPAMAAAS
- the LOC140961935 gene encoding isoleucine--tRNA ligase, chloroplastic/mitochondrial isoform X2 gives rise to the protein MEMESTLLTKFSIPGNFYSLSVMAAQSSSYKALSLRNCSYLRNTTALSLLHFRSSSTVKVLSLFDVTCYSTCSGIEYSSSSKRRSRGPVMAAKGKSEGDKQEDGKYKQTVDLPKTAFGLRANSVVREPEIQKMWEENQVFRRVVSRNNGGSFVLHDGPPYANGDLHMGHAMNKILKDVINRYKLLQNFQVHFVPGWDCHGLPIELKVLQSLDQDSRKELTPLKLRAKAAKFAKSTVKTQMISFKRYGVWADWDNPYLTLDPEYEAAQIEVFGQMVLKGYIYRGRKPVHWSPSSRTALAEAELEYPEGHTSMSMYAIFPLLSAPTSCKMLEDFLPNVGLAIWTTTPWTIPANAAVAVNSKLQYAVVEVHFPSGDNSRSSADKEKRFGNVLKNRDKQFLVVALDLVPTLESKWSVKLEVNATITGAELENCRYVHPIDNEECPVVIGGDYITTESGTGLVHTAPGHGQEDYVTGLKYNLPMLSPVDDEGIFTEEAGRFRGLDVLGSGNAAVIEYLGNNSKLIMVEPYKHKYPYDWRTKKPTIFRATEQWFASVEGFRTAAMDAINQVTWIPSQAENRISSMTSVRSDWCISRQRTWGVPIPVFYHVDSKEPLMNKETIDHIKSIISQKGSDAWWYMSVEELLPEKYRNEASSYVKGTDTMDVWFDSGSSWAAVLGKRNGARYPADLYLEGTDQHRGWFQSSLLTSVATNGKAPYRGVLTHGFVLDEKGFKMSKSLGNVVDPKTVIEGGKDPKDIAFGADVLRLWVSSVDYTSDVTIGTTVLRQMSDIYRKLRGTLRFLLGNLHDWKPIYAVPHNELPMIDRYALFQLESVVKNIQESYDNYQFFKIFQIIQRFVVVDLSNFYLDVAKDRLYVGGSTSATRRSCQTVLAAHLLSVVRVIAPILPHLAEDVWQHLPFQFAAEDGHVASSVFELRWPVLNHIYLDFPEEEEVFWGRILELRTEVNKVLENARTAKMIGSSLEAKVSLHASDNSMVTRLIDMCASENDADGLHRIFLTSQVEIRPSLVDVTSEDIPCTGEYLIEGKNKVWIGVSRANGSKCERCWNFSPQVGEYHGHPSLCGRCHSVISQLLPAMAAAS